In Gadus morhua chromosome 2, gadMor3.0, whole genome shotgun sequence, a single window of DNA contains:
- the dhrs7b gene encoding dehydrogenase/reductase SDR family member 7B: MGGGPLSLVLGGLGVLLLFRMVRRLRPGARVRDSVVVITGASSGLGRECARVFHAAGARLVLCGRHAGRLQETVEELNEAAGRGHTQTHPPSTVTFDLSEAGAVERAAEEILRLHGNVDVLINNAGISYRGNILETDLSVQRAVMDTNYFGPVALTQALLPSMVRRRSGHVVVISSIQGRIAIPHRSAYAASKHATQAYFDCLRAEVERYGLEVSVVSPGYIRTNLSRNALTGDGSQYGVLDRTTAMGRDPADVARAVLEAVRRRSKDVLLAGLLATVALYLRTLCPALFFKVMAMRARKEQRPEAAGGGGAGGGGAGGET, from the exons ATGGGTGGGGGCCCCCTCTCCCTGGTGCTGGGGGGCCTGGGGGTCCTGCTGCTCTTCAGGATGGTGCGGAGGCTCCGGCCGGGGGCCCGGGTCAGGGACTCTGTGGTGGTCATCACGGGGGCCAGCTCAGGGCTGGGCAGAG AGTGCGCCCGTGTGTTCCATGCGGCGGGGGCCCGGCTGGTTCTGTGCGGGCGCCACGCCGGACGGCTGCAGGagacggtggaggagctgaacgAGGCGGCGGGGCGGGGCCACACACAG ACCCACCCCCCCAGcacggtgacctttgacctgtcgGAGGCGGGGGCAGTGGAGCGGGCGGCGGAGGAGATCCTGCGTCTCCACGGCAACGTTGACGTCCTCATCAACAACGCCGGCATCAGTTACCGCGGCAACATCCTTGAGACGGACCTCTCGGTGCAGCGCGCCGTCATGGATACCAACTACTTCGGACCCGTCGCCCTGACCCAAG cccTGCTGCCCTCCATGGTGCGGCGGCGGAGCGGCCATGTTGTGGTCATCAGCAGCATCCAGGGCCGGATCGCCATCCCGCACCGCTCGGCCT ACGCCGCGTCCAAACACGCCACCCAGGCCTACTTCGACTGCCTGCGggcggaggtggagcgctaCGGGCTCGAGGTCAGCGTGGTCAGCCCCGGGTACATCCGCACCAACCTGTCACGCAACGCCCTGACGGGGGACGGCTCGCAGTACGGAG TCCTGGACCGGACCACGGCGATGGGTCGCGACCCCGCGGACGTGGCGCGGGCCGTCCTGGAGGCGGTCCGGAGGCGGAGCAAAGACGTCCTATTGGCCGGGCTGCTGGCCACCGTGGCGCTCTACCTGCGCACGCTGTGCCCCGCCCTCTTCTTCAAGGTCATGGCCATGCGCGCTCGCAAGGAGCAGCGGCcagaagcagcaggaggaggtggagcaggtggaggtggagcaggaggagaaacaTGA
- the tmem11 gene encoding transmembrane protein 11, mitochondrial, translating to MASLGRRRAVPVNRERGVMAATDCYIVHEIYNGENAQDQFEFELEQALEAQYKYIVIEPTRIGDETARWIAVGNCLHKTAVLSGTACLLTPLSLPPEYSRYVALPAGALSVACSALYGISWQFDPCCKYQVEYDGQRLSRLPLHTLTSSTPVVLVRRDDVHRKRLHNTIALAALAYCAKKIYELYAV from the exons ATGGCGTCGCTGGGAAGGAGGCGCGCTGTCCCAGTAAACAGGGAGAG GGGAGTGATGGCGGCCACCGACTGCTACATCGTGCACGAGATCTACAACGGGGAGAACGCCCAGGACCAGTTTGAGTTCGAGCTGGAGCAGGCGCTAGAGGCGCAGTACAAGTACATCGTCATCGAGCCCACGCGCATCGGCGACGAGACCGCCCGCTGGATCGCCGTGGGCAACTGCCTCCACAAGACGGCGGTGCTGTCGGGCACGGCCTGCCTGCTGACGCCGCTGTCCCTCCCCCCGGAGTACTCCCGCTACGTGGCGCTGCCCGCCGGCGCCCTGAGCGTGGCGTGCTCCGCCCTCTACGGCATCTCGTGGCAGTTCGACCCCTGCTGCAAGTACCAGGTGGAGTACGACGGCCAAAGACTCTCGCGGCTGCCGCTGCACACGCTCACCTCGTCCACGCCGGTGGTGCTGGTCCGGCGCGACGACGTGCACAGAAAGAGACTCCACAACACGATAGCGCTGGCCGCCCTGGCCTACTGCGCCAAGAAGATCTACGAACTCTACGCCGTATGA